In Leifsonia sp. ZF2019, a genomic segment contains:
- a CDS encoding NADPH-dependent F420 reductase — MSTVSIIGNGNMAKAIGGVAAAGGSTVEYLGREGGTVNGEVVVFAVPYPEVDAVIATYGSALAGKVVVDITNPVDFATFDGLAVPADSSAAAVIAAKLPEATVLKAFNTNFGATLASGTVGEETTTVLIAGDDDAAKAALAGIVTAGGLNAVDAGSLKRARELESLGFLQITLAAAERVSWTAGFALVA; from the coding sequence ATGAGCACGGTCAGCATCATCGGCAACGGAAACATGGCGAAGGCCATCGGCGGCGTGGCTGCCGCCGGCGGCAGCACCGTCGAGTACCTGGGCCGCGAGGGCGGAACGGTGAACGGCGAGGTCGTCGTCTTCGCGGTGCCCTACCCCGAGGTGGATGCGGTCATCGCCACCTACGGCTCCGCACTGGCGGGCAAGGTCGTCGTCGACATCACCAACCCGGTCGACTTCGCGACGTTCGACGGCTTGGCGGTTCCGGCCGACAGCTCCGCGGCCGCGGTGATCGCCGCCAAGCTCCCCGAGGCGACCGTGCTGAAGGCGTTCAACACCAACTTCGGCGCGACCCTCGCCTCCGGCACGGTCGGCGAGGAGACCACGACGGTCCTCATCGCGGGCGACGACGACGCGGCGAAGGCGGCTCTTGCGGGGATCGTGACCGCGGGCGGGCTGAACGCCGTCGACGCCGGTTCGCTCAAGCGTGCGCGCGAGCTCGAGTCCCTCGGCTTCCTGCAGATCACGCTGGCGGCCGCCGAGCGCGTGTCGTGGACCGCGGGATTCGCGCTGGTCGCGTAG
- a CDS encoding MarR family winged helix-turn-helix transcriptional regulator, with protein sequence MTTNEDLAGRERDAWLGLVALTQLLPPVIDGQLSRDSAATHYEFFVLSRLAESPQRRMRLSALATATNASVSRLSHVITRLEARDLVKRMPCEEDGRATNAVLTDAGAEFVATAAPGHLDTVRSRVLAALTPEQVEQLAAISESIVGAIDPARRPSDACASIVAATS encoded by the coding sequence ATGACGACGAACGAGGACCTCGCCGGACGCGAACGCGACGCCTGGCTGGGACTCGTCGCGCTCACACAGTTGCTCCCTCCCGTCATCGACGGCCAGCTCTCCCGTGACTCCGCCGCCACGCACTACGAGTTCTTCGTGCTCTCGCGCCTGGCCGAGTCGCCCCAGCGCCGTATGCGGCTCAGCGCGCTCGCGACCGCGACCAACGCGTCCGTCTCCCGTCTCAGCCACGTGATCACCCGGCTGGAGGCGCGCGACCTGGTGAAGCGGATGCCGTGCGAGGAGGACGGCCGGGCGACCAACGCCGTGCTCACCGATGCCGGCGCCGAGTTCGTGGCGACAGCGGCGCCCGGCCACCTCGACACCGTGCGCTCGCGCGTCCTCGCCGCCCTCACGCCGGAACAGGTGGAGCAGCTGGCGGCGATCTCCGAATCCATCGTCGGCGCCATCGACCCCGCGCGCCGCCCCAGTGACGCCTGCGCCTCCATCGTCGCTGCGACCTCCTGA